The DNA segment ATAAGCCTTGTTCTTAAATTTTTGAGTATTTTATAACTTAAATCGCCGATTTCAGAATTTATAATATAAATGTATTTTGTTTTGATTGATTCATTTAAAAAATTAACCAGTCCGTTAGGCGTTACAGCAGATAAGAACAGTTTTTGCTCATTATAGCCTTTTCCAGTCCTGCTGTTTGTTATTTTGTTGTATAAGTTTTTGGTTAAATCAAAGAATTTAACTTTATCTAAGACTTTCTCATATTGAAAGTTTAAGTTATTATATATCTCTTTAACTGCCCTAAGATAACTATAAGAAGTTTTAAAAGTATCGCTTATCCTGTCTGATAAATCAATTATTTCATTTTTATATGGTTTTAATTTATCATAATCAAGGTAATCTGCAAGGTTAATAAGTTCGTAGAGTACACCTGGATAAACAGGGTCAATAATATGCGGACTTGTTCCGTCAACAAATAAATATTCCCTGTCCTTTATGTATACTCCGTCTAAAGAACGAGGGTCGGAAGAGCAGTGATAGTAATAAACAACGCTGTTATTCTTTTCAAATAAACTGCCTATTTCTTTCATAAGCGTAGATTTTCCTACACCTGGTCCGCCCTTTATTGTATAGATTTTTTTTAATGTATTTTTATTTGTTATCTCGGAGTAATAACTGAAAAAACCGTTTGCAGTATTTCCTCCTGGGAAGAAACGGTATGTTGAATTATTCATATTTTTCACCTCATAATTAGTTTATGCATCAGAAAGAGATGAATATATTATTTTTCCAAAAAATATTTGAAAATATTTAAAATTATGTTATAATTAAAAAAAGGAGTGTATTTATTATGGCAAGTGAAAAAACAATAAAAATAACTAAAGCAAATTTTAATGAGTATATGAATTCAGATTTACCAGTTTTAATTGATTTCTGGGCTTCGTGGTGCGGTCCTTGCAGAATGCTTGGCCCTGTAATTGACGAAGTGGCAAATAATTACGATGGTAAACTTATCGTTGGAAAAGTTAATGTGGACGAAGAGCCTGAACTTGCATCTGAATTTAAAATTATGACTATTCCGACTGTTTTTATTTTAAAGAATAAAAATGTTGTTGCAAAATTAAACGGTGCAGTTCCTTATGAAAAAATGGAAGATTTTATTGATAGCAATATTTAATTTTTTATGTTAGAATTGGAGTAGCAAAATGGCAGTTAAAAGTATCTCTAAAAACAAAAAAGCATGGCATGAATATTTTATAATAGAAGAGTTTGAAGCAGGGATAGAACTTGTCGGAACTGAGGTTAAATCTATAAGAAAAGGCTCTGTCAATCTTAAAGATTCCTATGTCGATGTAAAAAACGGCGAGGCTTTTATTATTGGTATGCATGTAAGCCCATATGAAAACGGAAATATTTTTAACCGTGATCCACTAAGAGTGAGAAAACTTTTGCTTCATAAAAAAGAAATTTTTAAACTGATGGGCAAATTAACGGAGGACGGCTTAACAGTTGTTCCTCTTGAAATTTACCTTTCAGATAAATGGGTTAAATTAAAAATTGCACTTGCAAAAGGTAAAAAACTGTATGATAAAAGAGATGCAGATGCTGAGAGAAGTGCAAAGCGAAATATGGAAAGAGCCCTTAAAAACTACTGATATATTATGGGGATGTATCGGTTTCGACGGGGGTTTTGAAGTACGGGTAGCGAGTAGTTTTGAGCATAACTTAAAAAGCTTAAATTTTTAAATATAAAAGCTAATAACGAATTAGTTGCTGCCTAATTAAGGCAGTCGTCTTACCTGTGAGTACCACGGCACAGGATAGGGCGTCAATTAGTGGTGAACGTGAGTATGCAATGCTTTGAGCATACCATGAATAATTAAGCAACCGAACTGTATATGTTTTCTTGTGGACTGTGCAGTAAGGATCTGACCACAAGATACACTCGTAGAAGCCTTTATGAATGAACTTTCGGACAGGAGTTCGACTCTCCTCATCTCCACCAGAAAAAAGCATCAATCTTGATACAAGATTGATGCTTTTTTCAACTAAATCCGTCTGTCGACGGGATAAATCCACTTCGTGGATGAAATCTGCTTCGCAGATAAAATCGCCTTCGGCGAATAAAGACGGATTTAATTTCATTAAAGCAGTAATGCTTTGATTTCATCCAAACTTGTTTGGATTTCATCGTGCAAAGCACGATTTCATTATACTTATAATTTCTTTTCTTAAGTAGAGTTTTTTAACAACCAA comes from the Clostridia bacterium genome and includes:
- the trxA gene encoding thioredoxin is translated as MASEKTIKITKANFNEYMNSDLPVLIDFWASWCGPCRMLGPVIDEVANNYDGKLIVGKVNVDEEPELASEFKIMTIPTVFILKNKNVVAKLNGAVPYEKMEDFIDSNI
- the smpB gene encoding SsrA-binding protein SmpB, which codes for MAVKSISKNKKAWHEYFIIEEFEAGIELVGTEVKSIRKGSVNLKDSYVDVKNGEAFIIGMHVSPYENGNIFNRDPLRVRKLLLHKKEIFKLMGKLTEDGLTVVPLEIYLSDKWVKLKIALAKGKKLYDKRDADAERSAKRNMERALKNY